In one Prosthecochloris aestuarii DSM 271 genomic region, the following are encoded:
- a CDS encoding osmoprotectant NAGGN system M42 family peptidase has product MITIDTEYLKTTLLKLLDIPSPTGYTDEIVHAVGRELERMGVPFELTRRGAIRATLKGAQPKLDRAIVSHLDTLGAMVRELKPNGRLGIMMIGHWSARFAEGARVTIFTDKRSFRGTIQPLKASGHVYNDEIDTQPVSWDNLEVRIDEKLSTREDLEALGFNVGDFIAVDSSPELTSSGFIKARHLDNKAGVACQLTTIKAIVDAGITLPVTCHPLFTISEEEGTGASSILHGDVAAMVAIDNSTVAPGQNSREDSVTIAMRDQGAIYDYHLTHRLISLCEDNAIPYVRDVFRHYRSDAASALSAGNDIRTGLICFGLDASHGHERTHIDSLIAISRLLCAYLQSTPRIKHDSNKLGPLEGFPMLSVNKKTR; this is encoded by the coding sequence ATGATCACTATCGATACCGAATACCTCAAAACAACCCTCCTGAAACTGCTCGACATTCCAAGCCCGACCGGCTATACCGATGAAATCGTCCACGCTGTCGGCAGGGAGCTGGAACGCATGGGGGTCCCGTTCGAACTCACCCGCCGCGGAGCGATCCGTGCAACGCTCAAGGGGGCGCAGCCAAAACTTGACAGGGCTATCGTCTCGCACCTCGACACACTCGGCGCCATGGTGAGAGAACTCAAACCCAATGGCAGGCTGGGAATCATGATGATAGGCCACTGGTCGGCCAGATTTGCTGAAGGCGCGAGAGTCACCATCTTTACCGATAAACGCTCCTTCCGCGGCACGATCCAGCCTCTCAAGGCATCCGGGCACGTCTACAACGACGAGATAGATACCCAGCCAGTCTCATGGGACAATCTTGAGGTACGGATCGATGAAAAACTCTCTACCCGGGAAGATCTCGAAGCGCTCGGCTTCAATGTAGGCGACTTCATTGCCGTGGACAGCAGCCCGGAACTCACCTCCAGCGGATTCATCAAGGCACGCCATCTCGACAACAAAGCCGGTGTTGCCTGCCAGCTCACGACAATCAAGGCGATCGTTGACGCAGGCATAACACTTCCTGTCACCTGCCACCCGCTCTTTACCATCTCCGAAGAAGAAGGGACAGGCGCCTCGTCGATTCTGCACGGCGATGTCGCCGCCATGGTCGCTATAGACAATTCAACGGTCGCACCGGGGCAGAACTCCAGGGAAGACAGCGTTACCATCGCCATGCGCGATCAGGGCGCGATCTACGATTACCACCTCACCCATCGTCTTATCAGCCTCTGCGAAGACAACGCCATTCCCTATGTCCGCGATGTTTTCCGCCATTACAGGTCTGACGCTGCTTCTGCACTCTCTGCCGGAAACGATATCCGCACCGGGCTTATCTGCTTCGGGCTGGATGCTTCGCACGGCCATGAAAGAACCCATATCGATTCACTCATAGCCATCTCCCGGCTTCTATGCGCCTACCTGCAAAGCACCCCGAGAATCAAGCACGACAGCAACAAACTCGGGCCGCTGGAAGGCTTTCCAATGCTTTCAGTCAACAAAAAAACGCGTTAA